One Oreochromis niloticus isolate F11D_XX unplaced genomic scaffold, O_niloticus_UMD_NMBU tig00008150_pilon, whole genome shotgun sequence DNA segment encodes these proteins:
- the LOC109199164 gene encoding uncharacterized protein LOC109199164, translating to MTLEKYSDVIMEMAKQGLSSEIISERLSYEHGEVRGFSARNVRKFCAEQITSCRLSDTRLELEVTQAINEVGPTYGRKMMKGYLSTKGVHAAEGRIGSILREVHQPYHEARRQGARNLNPTPYHAECMGHKVHLDQNEKLVMFGVTHVLAVDGFSKKIVSHSTMPIKNNLSIYEYVFRPAVITYGMWDQVRVDHGKEFYLTLFMQEMLSHHRFNQERLPYLQTSSTRNHTVERIWPEINNRVNYPLKTALLQLMDQEEIDMEDNLVRYCVSNLTCQLCNIGLASVVESWNAHRIPGKGIPNHFAEHGCKRRISPELLPNALEAADLYRQHLGSALKEYSTFGVDPFTTEQDKLRTESHFAEKYPDISHLFFRAVNGDFMPYKEALLCLINITQRNV from the exons ATGACGTTGGAAAAATACTCAGACGTGATCATGGAGATGGCAAAACAAGGCCTGTCATCGGAAATTATATCAGAGCGTCTGTCATATGAACACGGGGAAGTGAGAGGATTTTCTGCGAGAAATGTTAGAAAGTTTTGTGCTGAGCAAATCACTAGCTGTCGACTCTCGGACACACGGTTGGAGCTTGAGGTGACACAAGCTATAAATGAG gtgGGCCCAACATATGGCCGCAAAATGATGAAGGGCTATCTGTCCACAAAAGGGGTACATGCTGCAGAGGGACGAATTGGGTCAATTTTAAGAGAGGTGCATCAACCTTATCATGAAGCAAGACGCCAG GGAGCTCGGAATCTTAATCCCACACCGTACCATGCTGAATGCATGGGGCACAAGGTTCACCTGGACCAAAACGAGAAACTTGTAATGTTTGGAGTCACCCATGTTTTAGCTGTAGATGGATTCAGTAAAAAGATTGTGAGTCATTCCACAATGCCAATCAAAAACAACTTGAGCATCTATGAATATGTTTTCAG ACCTGCAGTGATCACCTATGGTATGTGGGACCAGGTGCGAGTAGACCATGGAAAGGAATTTTATTTAACACTGTTCATGCAAGAGATGCTGTCACATCATCGCTTCAATCAGGAGAGACTGCCTTATTTACAGACCTCATCCACAAGA AACCACACAGTTGAAAGGATTTGGCCTGAAATCAACAACCGTGTCAACTACCCACTAAAAACTGCCCTACTCCAGCTGATGGACCAGGAGGAGATAGATATGGAGGATAACCTTGTGCGATACTGTGTGTCCAATCTAACCTGTCAGCTGTGTAACATTGGTCTTGCAAGTGTGGTAGAATCATGGAATGCTCATAGAatcccag GAAAAGGCATACCAAATCACTTTGCAGAACATGGGTGTAAAAGAAGAATTTCTCCAGAGCTCTTGCCAAATGCACTTGAAGCAGCAGACCTTTACAGGCAGCACTTGGGATCTGCACTCAAAGAATATTCGACTTTTGGAGTTGATCCCTTCACAACCGAACAGGACAAACTTAGAACAGAgagtcattttgcagaaaaatatCCTGAtatttcacatttgttttttagagccgTAAATGGTGACTTTATGCCATACAAAGAAGCTCTGCTCTGTCTCATAAACATAACTCAGAGAAATGTATGA